DNA from Borreliella garinii:
AGATTTAAAGCTAAAAGCGCTGCCGAAAAATTTAATATATTATGAAATAAAACGGTCCTAAGTTCAATATTGTGCAAGCCTAAAAAAGAAAAGCAAAAATATTCATTCTTAACTACAATGTTACTTATTTGAAAATTGGACAAATCTCTAGATCCAAAGCTAAAAATATTTATATCTTCTCTATTGATTTGACTTTTAATTTTAAGCAAATTCTTATCATCAGAATTAATTATTAATATTCCATTTTTCTTCAAATTATTAATATATTGTAAAAAAGCGTCTTCAAGAGCCTCATAATTTTTAAAAAAATCAACATGTTCATAGTCAACATTGGTTAAAATGAGCATATTAGGACTAAAATGTAAAAAATGTTTTTTATACTCACAAGTCTCAACAATAAAAATATCGCTAATGCCGGCTATTGTAGAATTATCTCCAAAATCTTTAACACTTGATCCCACAATAACATTAGGATTTAATCCTAATTTATCAAAAAGAATACCTAAAAACGCCGTAGTGGTAGTTTTACCATGAGAACCTGCAATTCCAATACTATAGTGCTTTCTAGAAAGCTCACCAAGAACCTCAGGATAAGATAAAATAGGTATATTCAATTCTTTTGCTTCAAGCAAAACTTGCAAACCGTTCTTATCATAAGCTGAAGAATATACTATTAAATCAAAAGATCTATCAAGCTCTTTTAATGAAAACTCATAAATATTTTCATAATAAAATATTTCATTATTACTTAAAATATTATCAGTATAAAATTTATCAGGAACATCTACCCCTTCTACAAAATACCCTTTTGAATTTAAAAAACAAGCCAGAGAACAAACTCCACTTCCCTTTATTCCTACAAAAAAAATATTATTCAAACTGTCAAAATCAACCTTCATAACTCTCTTCTAAATAATCTTTTTTGTCATAAAATTTATGTATAACTATATCAATAGATGATATATTAATTATTGTATACTTAAGCACGTTAGTAATAATATAAGTTCTAAGCATTTCTGTGTTATTAAGTAAGTTGTTTCCAAGAGGAATGTTTAAAAACAGCTTAAAAAGGTAATTGCTCCCATCTTTTTTGATTTTAAGATCATAAACAATGTAACTTCTATCATACTCAGAAACACAATGTTCAATAATTTGCCTTACAGCTCTCTTAGAAATAGATAAAGCCCCTTCTTCATAAAAATGAGGCCTTACAACAGATCGAATATAATTTTTTTTCTTAGCAAAGAACCATCCGCTTTTGAAAAAAACTTTAATTGGGTTTAATAACAAATTAGGTCTAACAGACTTTATTTCAAAAGCAGCTGCTGGTACAACATGCTCCCCCATTTGCCTTGAAATCCTTGCTTTTTCTATTTCCTGCCTGGTTGAAACATCTGTTATGTAAATAATCTTAAAAAGATTTGGCAATAAAAGTCTTGAAATTATTTTATCTATCATTTTAAGACTTGTTCCTAATATTAATATTTTACTAAATTCTTCTTTTCCAAGAACTTCAAGCATTTCGCTACAATGAGCATCATCTTCAAATACAGATCGCTTTACTGCCCTAAAAACATTATCTTCAAACTTAGCAGAACTCCCGGCAATAATTTTCATGTTTTTAATCAACACACCATCATCAATTATTAAAGGTATTGAATACTTATCTGCTACCAAATGTGATCTAAAACTCTTACCAGTTCCAGCAGATCCTACCAATGCATACACCTTAACCCTAACAAATTTATGCTTAATACTAGTTGCAAAGTTTTTAAACTTGCTTAATATTTTTTTAAAAAAAATATTACTTGAGAAATTCTGAAAATTCATAAACGCCAAAAATATCTTTTACTTGCTTTAAAAATTCTAAACTAGGCTTAGCATAAAATTCATTCTTTTTAAAGAATGTTTCATTAAATTTTACCAAAAAAGCATGTAAAAAGTAATCACTTTTCTTGAATTTATTATAATATTTCTTGTCATTAATCAAAGGATGTTCGTTAAACGAACACTGAGACCTTATTTGATGAGTAAAACCCGTTTCAATAACAATCTCCGCAAGAGTAGCTCTCTTAGAAGACAATATCGGATTAACCTTTGTAATTGCATTAATGGAATCTTTATCCTCTAAAACAAAAGTTTTTTTCAGCCTTTGATTTCTAAATAAATGATTTTTATAAATAACAGTTGACTTAACCTCACCTAAAAGTATTGCAAAATATTTTTTAGTTACAGAACCACTACTAAATGCCGCACTTAACTTTCTTGCAACATTTATATTTTTTGCAAAAATAATAATACCAGAAGTATTCCTGTCAAGCCTGTGAACTGCCGAAGGCTTAAAGCTTAAAGATCTTAGATCTTCCCTTAAAAGATAAGAATTCACTAAAAAATCAAGAGAGTTTTTGCCTCCATGA
Protein-coding regions in this window:
- the murC gene encoding UDP-N-acetylmuramate--L-alanine ligase; translated protein: MKVDFDSLNNIFFVGIKGSGVCSLACFLNSKGYFVEGVDVPDKFYTDNILSNNEIFYYENIYEFSLKELDRSFDLIVYSSAYDKNGLQVLLEAKELNIPILSYPEVLGELSRKHYSIGIAGSHGKTTTTAFLGILFDKLGLNPNVIVGSSVKDFGDNSTIAGISDIFIVETCEYKKHFLHFSPNMLILTNVDYEHVDFFKNYEALEDAFLQYINNLKKNGILIINSDDKNLLKIKSQINREDINIFSFGSRDLSNFQISNIVVKNEYFCFSFLGLHNIELRTVLFHNILNFSAALLALNLFLESNGKSIFDFEEVVKRVAKNYSGIKRRSEVIKEKKGIIYMDDYAHHPREIRDTLFGIKNFYKNKRIILDFMPHTFTRTKEFFDDFVEVLNVADILILHNIYLSNRENFNPDELSFKLFLNIKKINKNTYFFKDVKDSINFIKSLLISGDLFITMGAGNNFILHDFL
- a CDS encoding RluA family pseudouridine synthase, yielding MRLDKYILLEVLDNDNGKRLDSILIKILNFSKARIIKYIRKGDIRLNGLKPSFSYRVCKGDKIYLYKSLVQNLHLAMGECYKSNIDFQCIRKRIIYEDSDLLVMDKQRGILVHGGKNSLDFLVNSYLLREDLRSLSFKPSAVHRLDRNTSGIIIFAKNINVARKLSAAFSSGSVTKKYFAILLGEVKSTVIYKNHLFRNQRLKKTFVLEDKDSINAITKVNPILSSKRATLAEIVIETGFTHQIRSQCSFNEHPLINDKKYYNKFKKSDYFLHAFLVKFNETFFKKNEFYAKPSLEFLKQVKDIFGVYEFSEFLK